The Chryseobacterium indicum genome includes a window with the following:
- the tpx gene encoding thiol peroxidase, producing MYSKLFSGALLLLAVFTFAQNSKSGNTVLAGGKPVHTYAKLPAVSKMAPNFTLTDVTMKEQTLESYKGKYMILNIFPSVDTGVCSASVRHFNEDAANLPNTVVLCISKDLPFAQKRFCGAEGIKNVVMLSDFRSDFGKKYGVELTDSAMKGLLSRAVVVIDPLGKIVYEEQVEDISHEPNYEAAIAAVKK from the coding sequence ATGTATTCAAAATTATTTTCCGGTGCGCTGTTACTTTTGGCGGTGTTTACTTTTGCACAAAATTCAAAGTCTGGCAATACCGTTTTGGCAGGAGGAAAACCAGTTCATACCTACGCGAAATTGCCCGCTGTCAGCAAAATGGCTCCCAACTTCACCCTTACCGACGTTACCATGAAAGAGCAGACTCTGGAGTCTTATAAAGGAAAATACATGATCCTGAATATCTTTCCAAGTGTAGATACAGGAGTCTGTTCAGCTTCTGTGCGTCATTTCAATGAAGATGCGGCAAATCTTCCGAACACAGTGGTTTTGTGTATTTCTAAAGACCTTCCGTTTGCACAGAAAAGATTCTGCGGTGCAGAAGGAATTAAAAATGTTGTGATGCTTTCAGATTTCCGTTCAGATTTCGGAAAAAAATATGGTGTGGAACTTACCGATTCTGCTATGAAAGGATTATTGAGCAGAGCAGTTGTTGTAATTGATCCTTTAGGAAAAATCGTATATGAAGAACAGGTAGAAGATATTTCTCACGAACCGAATTATGAAGCGGCGATCGCTGCTGTGAAAAAATAA